A single region of the Canis lupus dingo isolate Sandy chromosome 38, ASM325472v2, whole genome shotgun sequence genome encodes:
- the F11R gene encoding junctional adhesion molecule A isoform X2, with protein sequence MGTEATRGTSQLPLLASVILCSLALGRGAVYTSEPEVRVAENKPAKLSCSYSGFSSPRVEWKFAQGDITSLVCYNNKITASYEDRVTFSHSGITFHSVTRKDTGMYTCMVSDEGGNTYGEVTVKLIVLVPPSKPTVNIPSSATIGNRAVLTCSEKDGSPPSEFYWFKDGVLMPTEPKSSRAFSNSSYSLDHKTGELVFDPVSAFDTGEYICQAQNGYGTPMRSEAVRMEAGHGSWVPSEY encoded by the exons gctccctggcgTTGGGCAGGGGTGCTGTGTACACTTCGGAACCTGAAGTCAGAGTCGCTGAGAACAAAC CCGCCAAGTTGTCCTGCTCCTACTCTGGCTTCTCCTCTCCCCGCGTGGAGTGGAAGTTTGCTCAGGGGGACATCACCAGCCTCGTTTGCTATAACAACAAGATCACGG CTTCCTATGAGGACCGAGTTACCTTCTCGCACAGTGGCATCACTTTCCACTCCGTGACCCGTAAGGACACGGGGATGTATACTTGTATGGTCTCTGATGAAGGTGGCAACACCTATGGGGAGGTCACCGTCAAGCTCATTGTGCTTG TACCTCCATCCAAGCCCACGGTCAACATCCCCTCCTCTGCCACCATCGGGAATCGGGCAGTGCTGACCTGCTCGGAGAAAGATGGCTCTCCCCCTTCTGAGTTCTACTGGTTCAAGGACGGGGTCCTGATGCCCACAGAGCCCAAGAGCAGCCGGGCCTTCAGCAACTCTTCCTATAGTCTGGATCACAAGACAGGGGAGCTG GTCTTCGATCCTGTGTCAGCTTTTGATACTGGAGAATACATTTGTCAGGCACAGAATGGGTATGGGACACCCATGAGGTCAGAGGCGGTGCGCATGGAAGCTG GGCACGGTTCTTGGGTGCCATCTGAGTACTGA
- the F11R gene encoding junctional adhesion molecule A isoform X1, producing the protein MGTEATRGTSQLPLLASVILCSLALGRGAVYTSEPEVRVAENKPAKLSCSYSGFSSPRVEWKFAQGDITSLVCYNNKITASYEDRVTFSHSGITFHSVTRKDTGMYTCMVSDEGGNTYGEVTVKLIVLVPPSKPTVNIPSSATIGNRAVLTCSEKDGSPPSEFYWFKDGVLMPTEPKSSRAFSNSSYSLDHKTGELVFDPVSAFDTGEYICQAQNGYGTPMRSEAVRMEAAELNVGGIVAAVLVTLILLGFLILGIWFAYRRGYFDRAKKGTSSKKVIYSQPAARSEGEFRQTSSFLV; encoded by the exons gctccctggcgTTGGGCAGGGGTGCTGTGTACACTTCGGAACCTGAAGTCAGAGTCGCTGAGAACAAAC CCGCCAAGTTGTCCTGCTCCTACTCTGGCTTCTCCTCTCCCCGCGTGGAGTGGAAGTTTGCTCAGGGGGACATCACCAGCCTCGTTTGCTATAACAACAAGATCACGG CTTCCTATGAGGACCGAGTTACCTTCTCGCACAGTGGCATCACTTTCCACTCCGTGACCCGTAAGGACACGGGGATGTATACTTGTATGGTCTCTGATGAAGGTGGCAACACCTATGGGGAGGTCACCGTCAAGCTCATTGTGCTTG TACCTCCATCCAAGCCCACGGTCAACATCCCCTCCTCTGCCACCATCGGGAATCGGGCAGTGCTGACCTGCTCGGAGAAAGATGGCTCTCCCCCTTCTGAGTTCTACTGGTTCAAGGACGGGGTCCTGATGCCCACAGAGCCCAAGAGCAGCCGGGCCTTCAGCAACTCTTCCTATAGTCTGGATCACAAGACAGGGGAGCTG GTCTTCGATCCTGTGTCAGCTTTTGATACTGGAGAATACATTTGTCAGGCACAGAATGGGTATGGGACACCCATGAGGTCAGAGGCGGTGCGCATGGAAGCTG CGGAGTTGAATGTGGGGGGCATCGTGGCAGCTGTCCTTGTCACACTCATTCTCcttggattcttgattttgggCATCTGGTTCGCCTATAGACGAGGCTACTTTGACA GAGCAAAGAAAGG GACCTCCAGTAAGAAGGTGATTTACAGCCAGCCCGCCGCTCGCAGCGAG GGGGAGTTCAGGCAGACCTCGTCGTTCCTGGTGTGA